A region of the Streptomyces sp. NBC_00442 genome:
GGAGCAACTGGCCACGCTGCTGACCGAGACGGCCCAGCAGCACGCCCTCGACGTGCTCGCCCGAACCGACCTCGCGGCCGCACTCGCCGACGGCGTCACCGCGGTACGGGAGCGGATCGCGGCCGGGCTCGCCGCGGAGCCCAGGCTGCCCGCGACCGGCATCGAGGTCGTGGCCGCGCGGGTCGTCGCGATCCGCCCGGAACCCGAGGTCGAGCGCGCGCTGCGGACGCCCGCGCGCGAACGGATCCAGCAGGAGGCGGACCGCGCGACGTACGAGCGGCGGGCGGTGGCCGTCGAACGGGAACGGACCATCGCCGAGAACGAACTCGCGAGCCGCATCGAACTGGCCCGCCGCGAAGAGGAGTTGGTGGAGCAGCGCGGCACCAACACCCGGCGCGAGGCGGAGGAGGCGGCGGCCGCGGACGCGGTACGCACCGAGGCGGAGGCCGCCCGCACGGTGCGGCTGGCCCGCGCCGAGGCGGAGGCGGCCCGGGTGTCGGGCGAGGCACGGGCCGGGGCGCAGGGTGCGTGGCTGCGGGCGCACGGCGAGGCGGACACGGCCACGCTGCACGCGCTGGCCGCGACCCGGCTGGCCGAGAACCTGCCCCGCGTCGAGAGCCTCACCCTCTCCCCCGACCTGCTCACCGACCTGTTGGCACGGCTCGGCCGAGGGGGGCGGGCATGAGCCTGGCCCCTCGCGCGGTGCTCGTCCACCGCTCCTCGGAGTACGAGGAGTTGCTGGCCCGGCACGGCACGCACGGCCAGGCCGCCTTCTTCCTCTCCTCGCACGGCCGGGACATCCGCGAGGTGGCCGACCGCCACCACCGGGCGGCCCGCGCGCTGGCCGACGTTGCGGCGGCCGTGCCTGTGATGTGGCGTCAGGCCCGGGTCGAGCGCCGCGACCTCGACCGTTTCCTGTTCGCCACGCAGGACGTGGTCGTGGTGGTCGGACAGGACGGGCTCGTCGCCAACGCCGCGAAGTACCTGGCGGGGCAGCCGGTGGTCGGCATCGACCCGGAGCCCGGCCGCAACCCGGGTGTGCTGGTACGCCACCGGCCGTCTTCGGCGGCGGCCCTCCTGGCGGCGGCGGCCTCGCCCGGCTGCACGGTCGAGGACCTCACCATGGTGGAGGCGCTCACCGACGACCGTGAGCGGCTGCTCGCGCTCAACGAGATCTATCTCGGCGCCCCCGGCCACCAGACGGCCCGCTACCGCATCGGCCCCGACGACGACGCCGCCACGGCGGAGGCCCAGGCGTCGTCCGGCGTCCTGGTCGGCACGGGCACCGGGGCCACCGGCTGGCTGGGCTCGCTGGGACGGGTCCGCGCGGACGCACCGGCGCTGCCGGCCCGCACGGACCGCCGCCTCGTGTGGTTCGTGCGCGAGGCATGGGCCTCGCCCGTGACCGGCACCGCGCAGGTCGACGGGGAACTGTGCCGGTCCCAACGGCTGCGCATCACCGTCGAGTCGGACCGCCTGGTCGCGTTCGGGGACGGCATGGAGGGCGACGCCCTCGACCTGACGTGGGGTCAGTCGGTGCGTGTCGGCGTCTCGGACACGGCTCTCCGGCTGGTGGATTGAGGAGTGCGCCGCGGTGGCACCGGCGGGACCCCGGCGGTGCGACGCCCTGGTCCTGACCGCGCGTCAGCGGGCCGTGACCGTCGATTGTCAGTGCCGTACGGCATCGTGAACGGTGAGCCCGTAATGCCGAGGGAAGGCCGCCGATGACCGCCACCGCTCTGATGACGTCCCATGAACGCTCCGCCGCCCAGGCCTATCTGCGCCTGTTGAGCACCGTGCGCGCCGCTCTCGACTCGCCCGCGGACCGACCCGTGGCCCCGCTCGCGCTGGAGGGAGTCATCGCCGAGGCGGACGACGCTCTCGCACGGGCGGGGCTCGCGGGCAACGAGGCCGCGCTGTTCACGCTCGTCGGCAGCCTGCACACCGGCGGGGCGCCCGGACCCGGGCGGGCCGGGCCGTGAGCGCCCCGGTGCGGGGTGCGGGTGCCGGGATCAGCTCTTGAGGCCGACACCGCCGAACATGGCGACCTCGTCGGGCAGCGACCCGGCCTGCTCGGGGCGCCAGCGCGAGCACGACACCACCCCGGGTTCCAGCAGGTCGAGTCCCTCGAAGAACCGGGCCACCTGCTCGGGGGTGCGCTGGGTCAGCTTCGGGGTGCCGTGCTGGTTCCAGAACGCCACGGCGTCGTCGACGTCGGGCATCGCCGGGCTGGTGATGGTGTGCGAGAGCACGAGGTAGCTGCCGGGGGCGAGCTCCTTCATCAGGTTGCTCACGAGAGAGCGCGCCTCGGCCTCGTCCTCGATGAAGATGACGACGCCGAGCAGCATGAGGGCGACCGGCCGGCTCAGGTCGAGGGTCTTCGCCGCGTGCTCCAGGATGGTCGCGCTGTCGCGCAGGTCGGCGTCGAGGTAGTCCGTGCGCCCCTCGGGGGTGCTGGTGAGCAGGGCGCGGGCGTGGGCGAGGACCAGGGGGTCGTTGTCCACGTAGACGATCCGGGCATCGGGTGCCAGCCGCTGGGCCACCTCGTGGGTGTTGTCGGCGGTCGGCAGTCCGGTACCGACGTCGAGGAACTGGCGTACGCCCCGGTCGGCCACCAGGTGGCGCACGGCCCGCCCGAGGAAGAGCCGGTCGGCCTGCGCGTAGTCGCCGATGCCGGGGTGGAGCGCCCGGATCTGGTCACCCGTCTCCCGGTCGACGGGGTAGTTGTCCTTGCCTCCGAGCCAGTAGTTCCAGATCCTCGCGGTGTGCGGCTGTGCGGTGTTGATGCGGTCGCGCACATGGTCGGGCGTCGAGGAGGGTGCGGGATTCTCGGTCACGGGTGTGTCTCCTGGAGATGCGTCGCTGCGTCAACCGCCAATCTAGATACTCCCGTTGCGAACTGTCACAGAGAACGTGCCGGATAACGGAGGTTCCGCGGACGGGCGGGCTCGTGCCGGCCCCCGTCATGCCTCTCCGGCCGCGCTCCCGTACGCGTCGAGCGCGGCCGCGACCTGCGCGAAGAAGGCGGCGTGGGCGGTGGCACCGCACGGCGCCTCGGGGTTCCACGCCAGCAGGCGGGCCCCCTCCTCCAGGGCGCGCCATGCGGCGTCGGTCCGCAGGGTCTCCAGCGGGGCCGCGTTGGACCTGATGTCCATGAGGACGATGTCGGGCCGCAGTTCGACCGCCGTCGTACAGCGCGTGGTGAACCAGCTGGCACCCGGGCCCTCGCCCGGCTCGATCACGTGCACACCGTGGCCCGCCAGTTCGCGCAGCTCGGGCCAGGCCTGCGGGCGGGCCAGATGGACCTGGTCCGGGCCGGCGGGCGACAGGGCGAGGACGCGGGGCCGTGGCGTGCGGCCGGCCGCCGTGCGCAGGCGTGCCTCGGCGGCGGACACAGCGGCGGCGTCCCGCTCGGGGGCGCCCAACGCCCGTGCCAGAGCGGCGAACCGGCCCCTTGTTCGCGCCAGAGTGTGTGCCTGTCCCACCTCGACGACGACCACGGGAACCCGCTCCTCCAGATGCTTGGCGGTCTCCGGGTCGAGCCCGTACACCTGGCCGCCGCCGTAGCTGACGGCGACGACGAGGTCGGGTGCGACGGCGAGCAGCGCGTCCACATCCAGGTCGCCACCCGCTCCCAGGTAGCCGACCTCGCCCGGCGGCAGCGCGCCGCGCTTGGCCGGGTCGGGTTCCGGCCCGTCGTGGAAGGAGCCGAACACCGCCACCGGCCGGACGCCGAGATCCTCCAGCGTGGCCCCGGCTTGGATGTAGGCCACGACACGGGACGGCGGGGCCGCCGCCGTCGACACCTGTCCACGGTCGTCCGAGAATCGCCAGGCCGTCTGCTCCATGACGTCATCCGCCCCCAATGCGGTCGAGTCGCCGGCCCTGGGCGGACCGGTCCCCCGCTTGCCTTCCCAACACCGGTGACCGTCAAGCCAGTTGCGCACGCCGCCTGCCCCTCGCGGCATGTCGGCGCGCGCCGCCGCAGGGGACCCTTCGTCCCGCCGCACGCACACACCGGCGGTTTCGAGCCGCAGGGCGGCGATGCGGGCGACGTCGGGGGCGTACGGCTTCTAGTCTGCGGAGCCATGAAGACGACACGCCTCGCGGGTCTCGGCCTCGCCGCTGTCCTTTCATGCGCCGGCGCCCTGCTGTTCGGCGTGGGCACCCCCGCCAACGCGGACACGGCCGACCTGACGTTCAGCACGGACACCACCGAGGTCATTCCCGGCTCCACCGTCGACCTGACGATGACGCTCACCAACAGCCAGACGACCGAGATCCGGTTCGTCTACCAGTCGATCCGGCCCACCTGGGCCACCAGCCGTCAGTCGGCGCTGAAGTACGCGACGGCGTCCTGCCGTTCGGAGGACGACCCGTGCAAGGACGACGGCTCCGGCAACCTGGGCCTCGACTACGCGCTTCCCCTCGCCCCGGGTGAGACCCGCTCGGTGACGCTGACCTACCGCATCGCGCCGGAGTCGGCCTGCGGCCAGGTCCTGGCCTTCTCCTCGTACCTCTACTACGAGTACGGCGGCGGCTTGTTCTCCACGAGTGACACCTACGCGAGCCCGGTGATCCGGGTCGCCTGTCCGGCCGCGCACTCCTGAGGCGCGCCACCGCGGACCGCAGCGGTCCGGCCCCGGTGGTGTCACCGGGACCGGACCGCTGCGGGTGTGTCGGGTGCGCTAACGCGTGGCGCTCCGGAACCTGCGGTAGAGGACGCCACCGCCCACGAGCAGCGCCGCGGAGGCGGGGATCGCGAAGCCGAGCCCATCGGCACCGGTGTGGGCGAGCGTGGCCGCCTGCGGCAGCTCCTGCGGCACGGGGAGCGCAGGAGCGGCGGGCGGTGCCGGGGCCGGCTTGGGCGGGGCCGGCTTGGGCGGCGGCGCGGGGAGGTGCCTCACCGGCGGCGTCGACTGGTTCACGGACGTGTTGCCGATGGCCGGGTTGCCCACGCCGACGACGCTCACGGAGTTGCCGCTGATGTTGACCGGGAGGTCGATCGGCAGTCGCAGCCCGTTGCCGGAGAGCACGCCGGGCGAGCCCTTCTCGGCTCCGGACGCGGAGGCGCCCCCGCCGTTGCCCGAGTGCGTCGCACCCGGCCGGCCGGCGTCGCGGTGGGTTCCGCCCGAGGTGTTGGCGCACGCGTTGCCCGCGGCCGGGTTGAGCAGCCCGAGCACGTCGACGGTGTTGCCGCACGCGTTGACCGGGAGGTGCACCGGAAGCTGGACGGCGTTGCCCGCCAGCACCCCCGGCGATGAAATGGCGCTCCCGTCGGCGCTGGAGTCCGCATGGGCGTAGCCGGTCGCTGCCAGCACTCCGCCCGTGGCCACCGCCGTGACCAGGCCCTTCATGGCGACCCGTCTCATTGGTTTCCTGCCTTCCGGAGTTGGTCGCGGACCGCTCGCCCGCACCGCCATCAACGGGCACGGGGCCAGATGGGTTATGGCTAATACGCCTTTCACCCCATCGAGTGGCCTGACTTTCGATTTCTCCGGACAACCAAGTTTTGCGGCGGTATGGGGGGATCTGCCGAGTGCCGTGCACGGAGCGACCCGTGGGGCCCGAGGGAGACAGGGGGCGGCCCCGAACTCGTGTGCCTGCCGTGACAGGATCGTTCGAAGGCCGGCGGGGAGTCCCTGGCCGGGGCGGGTCTTGGGGGTTGATGGTGCGCGGGGAGACGGACACCCGGGCGCGGGTGGCGGGGCCGAAGACGGCCCGCACGCGGGACGCGCGCCCGCCAACCGCCCCCGTGGCCGCATCGCGCGATGCGGCCGAACGCGGCCCCAGGCGGTTCGTACGTTTCCTCGGGCGGAACCTGCACCGCGAGTTCCGCTCCATCGTCGTGGAACCGGTCCGCGCCCTCGTGCGGCGCGGGCTCCCGGGTGTTCTCCTCGCGGTCCTCGCGTCGGCGGCCGTGCTCCTGTTGCACGCGGTGGACCAGTCACGGACCGGCTCCGCCGTGGTGCGGCTCACCTCGCACGTCCGCGGTGACATCCCGCTCCCGCTCGCCCTGCTCCGTACGCCTCTCTCGCTGTTCGTGCCCGCGCGCGACCTGCCGGCGCTTCCGGGCATCCCCGTCCTGTTCACCTGTTTCGCGCTGGCGCAGCTGGTGCTCGGGCGCACCCGGACGCTGGTGGTGGCGTACGCGGTCTCGCTGGCGGGCACGCTCGGCGCCCGCGTCATGCTCGCGGTCGGACCTCGGTGGTGGGGGCTGCCCCCGGAGGCGGCCCATGTCATCGACACCGGGGCTTCGGCCGCCGTGGTCGGGCTCTTCGCCCACATCGCCGCGCTCAAGCGGGCACCCGTGCTGTTCGTGTGCGCCGTCATGCCGACGGTGCTGCGGTCCTTCGAGAAGCCCAATCTGGCGGGCCGCGAGCACATCGTCGCCATCACTGTGGCCGTGGGGCTCGGCCTCGTCGCCGGCCGCGAGCGCACACCGGGCGCACTGCGCGGCGGGACGTCCTAGTCGGAACGTCCTGGCCGGAACCTCCTGGCCGGGACGTCCTGGTACGGATGAGGGCGGGGTCGGCGGTGCGCCGGCCGGGTCACTCGTCCTCGTCGCCCTGGCGGCTGCAGGCCACCACTCCGGCGATGTCCGCCAACTGGACGGTGAGCGCGCTCGGATCACCGCGGCCCACCGCCCTGATCAGCACCTCCGCCACGTCGCCTGCGCCGTTCGGCCTGCGCACCTGGAACCCTTCGACGGCGAACCCGCCGCGCTCGCACCGCTTCATGAGTTCCTGCGGCAGCCCCGGACGCTGCTCGTAGGCGATCCGGAAGGTCGAGGCCACCGAGCGCATGGCGGGCAGCCGGTGGACCAGGGGACGCACGGCGTAGGCGGCGACGAAGTAGGCGGCCGCCGCCAGGATCGACAGGAGGGGCAGCCCCGCCGCGGCGGCCGCGCCGACCGCGGCCGTCAGCCAGATCGTCGCGGCCGTGGTGAGGCCCTGGACGGAGCCCCGGTGCACGAAGATGACCCCGGCGCCGATGAAGCCGACCCCGGACACGATCTGCGCGGTCACGCGGGACGGGTCGAGTTCGATGGTCCCGGTGTGCAGGACATCGCCGAACCCGTACTTGCTGACGAGGGTGAACAGCGCAGCTCCGACACCCACCGTGGTGTAGGTGCGCAGCCCCGCCGCCTTCTGACGGATCTCCCGCTCCAGACCGATGGCCGCCGACAGCAGGAACGCCAGGCCGAACTCGCCGGCCTGGAGCCAGCCCTGCCCCGAGGGTTCCACCGCCACGGCCGCCAGCGTCACCATCCCGAAATCCCCTTCCCGCGCAGCCCGCGCCGACCGCGCGAACAGGCTCTCCCTACCCATGGAGCCACATTCCATGGCGCTCCGCCCGCACGAACGGTCCGGTCAGCGGCGTCAACGGCAGTGCAGCGCCGCGTACAGGTCCAGCTTGTGCTCCAGGAGGGAGAGGTCGCGACCGGTCAGCACCTCGATGCGCTGGACGCGGTAGTGGACGGTGTTGACGTGCAGATGCAGGGCCTCGGCGGTACGCGCCCAGGAACCGTTGTGCGCGAGGAAGGTCTCCAGGGTCTCCCTGAGCATCTGTGAGGAGGAGTGGGAGTCGTCGGCGAGGGGTCCGAGGACGTGCTCGTGGTAGGCGGTACGTACGTCGGCGGGTATTCCGGCGAGCAGTCCTTCCAGGGTGGTGAGGTCGTTCATGGAGATCACCCGCGCCCCGCGGGGCTCCTGCGCGCGCGAGGTGGCGCGGGCGTAACGGGCCCCGGACAGCGCGGCGTGCAGCCGGCCCGGTGTGACCGCGGGACCGATGCCGGCGTGGAGCGGGGTCCGGGGTGCGCAGGCGTGCACCTCGGGCCACAACTCCCTGAGCCTGCGCGCCACTTCGGTTCCGCCTTCCACCACGGCCACCGCCTCGCCGTGCGGGAGCCGGTCCAGCGCGAAGGGCCGGCCCGGCGTGTGACGCAGGGCCTCGGCGAGGGCGTCGGCCGCCGTGCCCTGCGCACCGTCGGCCTGCGCGACGGCGCTGACCACCTGGAACGGCCCGTCGGCCGAAAGACCGCACGCGGTGAGGGCGCCGGCGAGTGCCGCGGGGTCGGTGGGCTGCGCTTCGATGATCCGGATCAGCTCGCCGGCCCGCCGCCGTGCCTCGTCCCTGAGTTGGTCCCGGTCGTAGCGGTGGTCGGCGAGGACCTCCGCCGTCTCGTGCAGGAGCCTCGGCGGCGCGGCGTCCGCGTCGATGAGGTACAGGTGCCAACTGTCGTAGGCCGTGCTGTCCGTGCCGATGCGCAGCGTGATGCCGTCGGGTGCCCGGCGCAGGAGCTCCCTGGCGCGCTGCGGTGGCAGCGCCGGCGCCTTGGGGGTGCGTGCCACGGTGCGACCCGTCGGCGTCAGAACGTAGCAGGCGGGTGCCCCGAGGTGGCCGAGCGCACGGTCGAGCAGGACATC
Encoded here:
- a CDS encoding SPFH domain-containing protein; protein product: MADISRRFGWRHLRSAPTAHVRHHRNGRPAHDGAGLSFWFRPLSAALSEVPVADRELAMAFHARTADFQDVTVQATVTYRISEPGTAADRLDFSIDPDTGIWRGDPLEQLATLLTETAQQHALDVLARTDLAAALADGVTAVRERIAAGLAAEPRLPATGIEVVAARVVAIRPEPEVERALRTPARERIQQEADRATYERRAVAVERERTIAENELASRIELARREEELVEQRGTNTRREAEEAAAADAVRTEAEAARTVRLARAEAEAARVSGEARAGAQGAWLRAHGEADTATLHALAATRLAENLPRVESLTLSPDLLTDLLARLGRGGRA
- a CDS encoding SAM-dependent methyltransferase, whose protein sequence is MTENPAPSSTPDHVRDRINTAQPHTARIWNYWLGGKDNYPVDRETGDQIRALHPGIGDYAQADRLFLGRAVRHLVADRGVRQFLDVGTGLPTADNTHEVAQRLAPDARIVYVDNDPLVLAHARALLTSTPEGRTDYLDADLRDSATILEHAAKTLDLSRPVALMLLGVVIFIEDEAEARSLVSNLMKELAPGSYLVLSHTITSPAMPDVDDAVAFWNQHGTPKLTQRTPEQVARFFEGLDLLEPGVVSCSRWRPEQAGSLPDEVAMFGGVGLKS
- a CDS encoding ABC transporter substrate-binding protein, with the translated sequence MEQTAWRFSDDRGQVSTAAAPPSRVVAYIQAGATLEDLGVRPVAVFGSFHDGPEPDPAKRGALPPGEVGYLGAGGDLDVDALLAVAPDLVVAVSYGGGQVYGLDPETAKHLEERVPVVVVEVGQAHTLARTRGRFAALARALGAPERDAAAVSAAEARLRTAAGRTPRPRVLALSPAGPDQVHLARPQAWPELRELAGHGVHVIEPGEGPGASWFTTRCTTAVELRPDIVLMDIRSNAAPLETLRTDAAWRALEEGARLLAWNPEAPCGATAHAAFFAQVAAALDAYGSAAGEA
- a CDS encoding chaplin, which translates into the protein MRRVAMKGLVTAVATGGVLAATGYAHADSSADGSAISSPGVLAGNAVQLPVHLPVNACGNTVDVLGLLNPAAGNACANTSGGTHRDAGRPGATHSGNGGGASASGAEKGSPGVLSGNGLRLPIDLPVNISGNSVSVVGVGNPAIGNTSVNQSTPPVRHLPAPPPKPAPPKPAPAPPAAPALPVPQELPQAATLAHTGADGLGFAIPASAALLVGGGVLYRRFRSATR
- a CDS encoding MgtC/SapB family protein; this encodes MVTLAAVAVEPSGQGWLQAGEFGLAFLLSAAIGLEREIRQKAAGLRTYTTVGVGAALFTLVSKYGFGDVLHTGTIELDPSRVTAQIVSGVGFIGAGVIFVHRGSVQGLTTAATIWLTAAVGAAAAAGLPLLSILAAAAYFVAAYAVRPLVHRLPAMRSVASTFRIAYEQRPGLPQELMKRCERGGFAVEGFQVRRPNGAGDVAEVLIRAVGRGDPSALTVQLADIAGVVACSRQGDEDE
- a CDS encoding helix-turn-helix domain-containing protein produces the protein MHVEDLLRLESLDLELLWGEQRQLDREITGVTATDLEDPARFVRPGEVVLSGLVWWSSAGGTEKVSRFVSALAGAGAAALLAGEETHGSVPEELARSCRESGIALIAVPSRTNFRAITEAVYLRQWGDLSRRPTSHRYALPENVRNELSELVRSGAAPDVLLDRALGHLGAPACYVLTPTGRTVARTPKAPALPPQRARELLRRAPDGITLRIGTDSTAYDSWHLYLIDADAAPPRLLHETAEVLADHRYDRDQLRDEARRRAGELIRIIEAQPTDPAALAGALTACGLSADGPFQVVSAVAQADGAQGTAADALAEALRHTPGRPFALDRLPHGEAVAVVEGGTEVARRLRELWPEVHACAPRTPLHAGIGPAVTPGRLHAALSGARYARATSRAQEPRGARVISMNDLTTLEGLLAGIPADVRTAYHEHVLGPLADDSHSSSQMLRETLETFLAHNGSWARTAEALHLHVNTVHYRVQRIEVLTGRDLSLLEHKLDLYAALHCR